The following coding sequences lie in one Gemmatimonadota bacterium genomic window:
- a CDS encoding ion transporter — MKAQIGRLVDSKGFQHTVLGVISAAAVLVGLETSRDLVARYGVWLHRLDQVVLSFFVVEALLKMARHGRQWYRYFGDRWNVFDFLIVVACLLPAGGQYAAVLRLARVLRALRLVTAVPKLQLLVNSLLKSVTSLGYVGLLLGVLFYVYAVLGVYLFRGNDPVHFQDLSTALLTLFRVVTLEDWTDVMYIQMYGSDAYPNYADFAQAHLREASRAMPVLGAAFFVTFVMLGTMIMLNLFIGVIINSMSEAQADRESEERRRHLERDGRISVGDEIGLIEEEIQKLSRRLKSLRGRADEDRGDA, encoded by the coding sequence TTGAAAGCGCAAATCGGACGGCTGGTAGACTCGAAGGGGTTTCAGCACACCGTACTCGGGGTGATCTCGGCGGCCGCCGTACTGGTGGGTCTGGAAACCTCGCGGGATCTGGTGGCCCGGTACGGCGTCTGGCTGCACCGGCTCGACCAGGTGGTCCTGTCGTTCTTCGTCGTGGAAGCCCTGCTGAAGATGGCGCGTCACGGCCGTCAGTGGTACCGGTATTTCGGCGACCGCTGGAACGTGTTCGATTTCCTCATCGTGGTGGCCTGCCTGTTGCCCGCGGGAGGACAATACGCGGCGGTGCTGCGCCTGGCCCGGGTGCTCCGGGCGCTGCGGCTGGTGACCGCGGTGCCGAAACTGCAGTTGCTGGTCAATTCGCTGCTCAAGTCGGTCACGTCGCTGGGGTATGTCGGCCTGCTGCTGGGCGTGCTGTTCTACGTCTACGCGGTACTGGGCGTCTACCTCTTTCGCGGCAACGACCCGGTCCACTTTCAGGACCTGTCGACGGCCCTGCTGACCCTCTTCCGGGTGGTGACCCTGGAGGACTGGACCGACGTGATGTACATCCAGATGTACGGCAGTGACGCCTACCCGAACTACGCGGACTTCGCGCAGGCCCATTTGCGGGAAGCTTCGCGGGCCATGCCCGTCCTTGGCGCCGCCTTCTTCGTCACCTTCGTGATGCTGGGCACCATGATCATGCTGAACCTCTTCATCGGCGTCATCATCAACTCCATGTCGGAGGCCCAGGCCGACCGCGAGTCGGAGGAAAGGCGCCGGCACCTGGAACGGGATGGCCGAATCAGTGTGGGGGATGAAATCGGGTTGATAGAGGAAGAGATCCAGAAACTCTCGAGGCGGCTGAAATCCCTGCGCGGAAGGGCGGACGAAGATAGGGGCGATGCCTGA
- a CDS encoding cupin domain-containing protein, producing MMKRTECRRITPAEIAAKIPAPNGDRFFVALERGELQIELYIPRGVDDQTPHRRDECYVIVEGEGKFEMRGEVVPFEAGDFFFVPAGVEHRFLDFGESMKTWVIFYGPDGGEQI from the coding sequence ATGATGAAAAGAACCGAATGCAGAAGAATCACCCCCGCGGAAATCGCCGCGAAGATCCCCGCGCCGAACGGAGACCGGTTCTTCGTTGCCCTGGAGCGCGGCGAGTTGCAGATCGAGCTGTACATCCCCCGGGGGGTGGACGACCAGACGCCTCACCGCCGCGACGAGTGCTACGTGATCGTTGAAGGGGAGGGAAAGTTCGAAATGAGGGGCGAGGTCGTGCCGTTTGAGGCCGGCGATTTCTTCTTCGTGCCCGCGGGGGTCGAGCACCGGTTCCTGGATTTCGGTGAGTCGATGAAGACGTGGGTCATCTTCTACGGACCGGACGGCGGCGAGCAGATCTGA
- a CDS encoding nucleotidyltransferase domain-containing protein translates to MNAIISKARAWEIAREFSEIARQEDVEDSILGVYVIGSLGAGEYIPGRSDIDTALVARDTVSNDLKSRLRAIRTELVLKYGIPKDFGGIILPENDIYPPYDPEKELVPEIYRLLVQGKRIWGSYDLANVPMPARSDFRAWARVFHTWLRSDRPDAEHSVVAAVNRTLIEIRLLLWDKTDSFVLNKRELIPVFLKT, encoded by the coding sequence ATGAACGCCATCATCTCGAAAGCGCGCGCCTGGGAAATCGCCAGGGAGTTCTCGGAAATCGCCAGGCAAGAGGATGTAGAGGACAGCATCCTCGGGGTTTATGTCATCGGATCACTGGGCGCCGGCGAATACATACCGGGCCGAAGCGACATCGACACGGCCCTTGTCGCCCGCGATACGGTTTCCAACGACCTGAAATCCAGATTACGAGCAATCCGAACAGAATTGGTCCTGAAGTACGGGATTCCGAAAGACTTCGGAGGTATCATACTCCCGGAGAATGATATCTACCCACCTTACGACCCGGAAAAGGAACTCGTACCCGAGATATACAGGCTTCTTGTACAGGGGAAGCGCATCTGGGGAAGCTATGATCTGGCCAATGTTCCCATGCCTGCCCGCAGCGACTTTCGAGCCTGGGCAAGGGTGTTCCATACATGGTTGAGATCGGATCGACCCGACGCCGAGCATAGCGTGGTGGCCGCCGTCAACCGAACGCTGATCGAGATTCGTCTGTTGCTGTGGGACAAGACGGATTCATTTGTCCTGAACAAAAGGGAGTTGATCCCGGTCTTTCTCAAGAC
- a CDS encoding OsmC family protein → MNKQHKYEVSVTWTGNLGNGSSAYRGYARDYDIACEGKPVIKGSADPGYLGDAGRHNPEDMLVASLSACHMLWYLHLCTVNKVVVTAYEDHAEGVMELNPDGSAQFVHVTLRPRVSITAESDAAAAERLHERASAMCFIARSVNFPVEHEPETVIALSQ, encoded by the coding sequence ATGAACAAGCAGCATAAGTACGAGGTCAGTGTAACATGGACGGGCAATCTGGGCAATGGTTCGAGCGCCTATAGGGGCTATGCACGAGACTATGATATCGCATGCGAAGGCAAGCCGGTGATCAAGGGGTCCGCGGATCCCGGCTATCTGGGCGATGCCGGCCGCCATAATCCGGAGGACATGCTGGTGGCTTCTCTTTCGGCCTGCCACATGCTCTGGTATTTGCATCTTTGCACGGTGAATAAAGTCGTGGTGACCGCCTACGAAGATCACGCGGAAGGTGTGATGGAATTGAATCCGGACGGCTCGGCCCAGTTCGTTCACGTGACCCTCAGACCGCGCGTTTCGATAACCGCGGAGAGTGACGCGGCTGCCGCGGAACGACTGCACGAGCGGGCCAGTGCCATGTGCTTCATCGCCCGGTCCGTGAATTTCCCGGTCGAGCATGAGCCGGAAACGGTCATTGCGCTGAGCCAGTAG
- a CDS encoding ATP-binding protein encodes MTDIYIPQAQLTRLAHLVTPGKVVLVYGPRRVGKTTLIKRYIQNHDSDALLVTGEDIVVREYLESQSLAKLTSFVGRRRTLIIDEAQHIRQIGLNLKLLADHVAGLRIIATGSSSFDLASQTGEPLTGRKYTLLLLPLAQLELQETESAHQTRAHLELRLVYGSYPEVVLMHSNEDRQLYIKELIASYLFRDILQLEGIRHADKLLRLLQLVAFQIGREVSTSELGTQLGMNANTVDRYLDLLEKSYILYSRRGFSRNLRKEITKSRRYYFYDNGIRNGLINNFNPLAMRDDAGELWESYILVERLKYNLYNGRLAESYFWRTYDRQEIDLVEEWGGQLLATEMKWTARSHRVPGAWRKAYPGSSFQVVHPENYIGFITTGSAQ; translated from the coding sequence ATGACTGATATTTACATTCCTCAAGCGCAACTCACCAGGCTCGCCCACCTGGTCACACCGGGCAAAGTGGTCTTGGTTTACGGTCCCAGAAGAGTGGGCAAGACCACGCTAATCAAGCGTTATATCCAGAACCACGACTCCGACGCCCTGCTCGTGACGGGGGAGGATATCGTGGTGCGGGAGTATCTCGAGAGTCAGTCTCTGGCCAAACTGACGTCCTTCGTCGGCCGCCGCCGTACGCTGATCATCGACGAAGCCCAGCATATCCGGCAGATCGGGCTGAATCTCAAGCTGCTGGCCGACCACGTCGCAGGACTCCGGATCATCGCCACGGGTTCGTCTTCCTTCGACCTGGCCAGTCAAACCGGCGAGCCTCTGACCGGCCGCAAGTATACCCTGCTGCTTCTGCCCCTGGCCCAGTTGGAACTCCAGGAAACCGAATCCGCGCACCAGACAAGGGCCCATCTCGAACTTCGGCTGGTCTACGGATCGTATCCCGAAGTCGTCCTCATGCACTCGAACGAAGATCGGCAACTCTATATAAAGGAGCTGATCGCTTCCTATCTTTTCAGGGACATACTCCAGCTGGAAGGCATACGCCATGCGGACAAGCTGCTCAGGCTACTACAACTGGTCGCCTTCCAGATCGGGCGCGAGGTATCGACGTCCGAACTGGGCACCCAGTTGGGCATGAACGCGAACACCGTGGATCGCTATCTCGACCTGCTCGAGAAATCCTATATTCTCTACAGCCGCCGGGGTTTCAGCCGCAACCTGCGAAAGGAAATCACCAAGAGCCGCCGGTATTACTTCTACGACAACGGCATCAGGAACGGGTTGATCAACAACTTCAACCCACTGGCAATGCGGGATGACGCGGGGGAACTGTGGGAAAGCTATATCCTGGTGGAGCGACTGAAGTACAACCTTTACAACGGGCGCCTGGCGGAAAGCTACTTCTGGCGTACCTACGATCGCCAGGAAATCGACCTGGTAGAAGAGTGGGGGGGTCAACTACTTGCCACGGAAATGAAATGGACCGCCAGATCACACCGGGTGCCTGGCGCCTGGCGCAAGGCCTATCCCGGGAGTTCGTTCCAGGTTGTTCATCCAGAAAACTATATCGGGTTTATTACTACTGGCTCAGCGCAATGA
- the lexA gene encoding transcriptional repressor LexA: MAYTSPGKTREKIYDFVRERILNGSPPTTRDVQRAFGFRAVQSARQHLEKLVFEGKLAKVDGRSRGYRLPEFGKAIPPQLIPMLGRVQAGELTEAMEDPPEYIMAQTRFEDSELFALTVEGESMLHAGILPGDMVIVRRQPTAVPGDIVVALVGDETTVKRYRERDGRVELHPENDAFSPIIPREDGATFSLLGKVIEVRRSVD; encoded by the coding sequence GTGGCCTACACGTCGCCTGGAAAGACCCGGGAGAAGATCTACGATTTCGTGCGAGAGCGGATCCTGAACGGGTCCCCGCCCACGACCCGGGATGTGCAGCGCGCATTCGGGTTCCGGGCGGTACAGTCGGCCCGTCAGCATCTGGAAAAACTGGTGTTCGAAGGGAAGCTCGCCAAGGTGGACGGCAGGTCCCGGGGGTACCGGCTGCCGGAGTTCGGCAAGGCCATCCCGCCCCAGTTGATCCCTATGCTGGGGCGCGTCCAGGCGGGCGAACTGACCGAGGCCATGGAGGATCCGCCGGAATACATCATGGCCCAGACGCGCTTCGAGGACAGCGAGCTCTTCGCGCTGACCGTGGAGGGAGAGAGTATGCTCCATGCCGGCATCCTTCCGGGGGACATGGTGATCGTGCGTCGGCAGCCGACGGCCGTACCGGGGGACATCGTGGTGGCGCTGGTGGGCGATGAGACGACGGTGAAGCGGTACCGGGAGCGAGACGGCCGCGTCGAGTTGCATCCGGAGAACGACGCCTTCAGTCCGATCATTCCCCGTGAGGACGGCGCGACCTTTTCGCTCCTGGGCAAGGTCATCGAGGTGCGCCGGAGCGTTGACTAA
- a CDS encoding recombinase A: MSAPQDRDLQDLEPYFTQIPVGDRKEQPCWSRAQLAGRLCELSSLPGTALLTAAFRLVLDAQLEGEPAAWITATPDTFFAPDAAESGVDLDALVVIRVPDARAAARAADRVLRSGGFGLIVMDLYADSRISVPLQVRLARQARDHHAALLCLTAKSREAPSLGSMVSLRGQTSCRRLAVDRFQYEIEILKDRRHGPGWRHTEICRGPDGLH; encoded by the coding sequence ATGTCGGCCCCGCAGGACCGGGATCTGCAGGATCTCGAGCCCTACTTCACGCAGATACCTGTCGGAGATCGGAAGGAGCAGCCGTGCTGGTCGCGTGCGCAACTGGCCGGACGCCTTTGCGAGCTCTCGTCCCTCCCCGGGACCGCCCTGCTGACCGCTGCTTTCCGGCTGGTGCTGGACGCGCAGCTCGAGGGCGAACCGGCAGCCTGGATCACGGCGACGCCGGATACCTTCTTCGCGCCGGACGCGGCGGAGAGCGGGGTGGATCTGGACGCCCTGGTGGTCATTCGAGTCCCGGACGCCCGGGCCGCGGCGCGCGCGGCGGACCGGGTCCTGCGGTCGGGCGGCTTCGGTTTGATCGTAATGGATCTGTACGCCGATTCCAGGATTTCCGTGCCGCTGCAGGTGCGCCTGGCCCGGCAGGCGCGGGACCACCATGCCGCCCTCCTGTGCCTGACCGCCAAGTCCCGGGAGGCGCCTTCGCTGGGGTCGATGGTTTCCCTGAGAGGCCAGACATCTTGCCGCCGCCTGGCGGTCGACCGTTTTCAATACGAAATCGAAATCCTGAAGGACAGACGCCATGGCCCGGGCTGGCGCCACACCGAAATCTGCCGCGGGCCGGACGGCCTGCATTAA
- a CDS encoding DNA polymerase Y family protein produces MARAGATPKSAAGRTACINIRALPLQLLLRSHPEWRERPVAVVEEENPLSPVLWLNAAAFRNGIRPGMRYAAALSLDRGLCAGTVSEEELRAAVRQVHGKLDRFSPRVEPCGDEPGVFWVDAGGLGWLYGSLEGWAGQMHACLSRLELSASIAVGFGRFGTYAIARTKDAVAVLPSVGAEEAESRKVRLLDLQIEPKLRERLDRLAVHTVGDFLTLPGERIARHLGEQAREFYRFAAGDRSLPLQPRGLSEPLRARMELDANESDVRGLQFRVSQLLAPLLKAVAGRCQAVSALRLEFRQEDRARRRFRIQAAEPTLAAPALLELVGLHLETVSFPFPPVELSLEVEGVAVTAEKLNLLQENPNRDAGSAMRALARVRAEFGSGSVLTAQLRSGHLPEARFAWHPFGKLAAASPRPVAVRSLVRRAHASPRVLEGLPVNWPSPPAPGPPPEHLVSGGWWVREVRRDYRFVDTGRGETLWVYYDHRRARWYVQGRVE; encoded by the coding sequence ATGGCCCGGGCTGGCGCCACACCGAAATCTGCCGCGGGCCGGACGGCCTGCATTAACATCCGGGCGCTGCCGCTGCAGCTCCTGCTGAGGAGCCATCCGGAATGGCGGGAGAGACCGGTGGCGGTAGTGGAGGAAGAAAACCCCCTGAGTCCCGTTCTATGGCTCAACGCCGCGGCTTTCCGGAACGGGATCCGGCCGGGCATGCGGTACGCCGCGGCCCTTTCCCTGGACCGCGGCCTGTGCGCCGGGACGGTTTCGGAGGAGGAACTCCGGGCCGCGGTCCGGCAGGTCCACGGGAAGTTGGACCGCTTCAGTCCCCGGGTGGAGCCGTGCGGGGACGAGCCTGGGGTCTTCTGGGTGGACGCGGGCGGACTGGGATGGCTCTACGGGTCGCTGGAGGGCTGGGCCGGACAGATGCACGCCTGCCTTTCCCGGTTGGAACTCTCGGCGAGCATCGCGGTCGGCTTCGGCCGTTTCGGCACGTATGCCATCGCCAGGACGAAGGACGCGGTGGCCGTTCTCCCCTCCGTGGGAGCCGAGGAAGCCGAGAGCCGCAAGGTGCGACTGCTGGATCTTCAGATCGAGCCGAAACTGCGGGAACGCCTGGACAGGCTGGCTGTGCATACCGTGGGGGACTTCCTGACCCTTCCCGGGGAGCGTATCGCCAGGCATCTCGGCGAGCAGGCCAGGGAATTCTATCGCTTCGCGGCGGGAGACCGGTCCCTGCCCCTTCAGCCACGGGGCCTTTCCGAACCGCTCCGCGCCCGGATGGAACTGGACGCGAACGAATCGGACGTCCGGGGCCTCCAGTTCCGAGTGTCCCAGCTATTGGCGCCCCTGTTGAAGGCCGTCGCAGGAAGATGCCAGGCGGTTTCGGCGCTCCGGCTGGAGTTCCGCCAGGAGGATAGGGCGCGGCGCCGCTTTCGCATCCAGGCGGCTGAGCCGACGCTGGCCGCGCCGGCCCTGCTGGAGCTCGTCGGTCTGCACCTGGAAACGGTCTCCTTCCCCTTTCCCCCGGTAGAGTTGTCTCTTGAGGTGGAGGGGGTGGCCGTCACCGCCGAGAAACTGAATCTCTTGCAGGAGAATCCGAACCGCGATGCCGGGTCGGCCATGCGCGCCCTGGCACGGGTCCGGGCCGAGTTCGGATCCGGTTCGGTGCTCACGGCCCAGCTGAGATCGGGGCATCTGCCGGAGGCCCGTTTCGCGTGGCATCCCTTCGGCAAGCTCGCCGCGGCCAGCCCTCGGCCGGTCGCGGTGCGCTCCCTGGTGCGGCGCGCCCATGCCAGCCCTCGCGTCCTGGAAGGCCTGCCCGTGAACTGGCCGTCGCCACCGGCCCCGGGCCCGCCCCCGGAACACCTGGTCAGCGGCGGATGGTGGGTCCGGGAGGTCCGGAGGGACTACCGCTTCGTCGACACCGGCCGGGGAGAGACCCTCTGGGTCTATTACGACCACCGGAGAGCCCGCTGGTACGTGCAGGGGCGGGTCGAATGA